A genomic window from Engraulis encrasicolus isolate BLACKSEA-1 chromosome 14, IST_EnEncr_1.0, whole genome shotgun sequence includes:
- the LOC134462021 gene encoding dual specificity calcium/calmodulin-dependent 3',5'-cyclic nucleotide phosphodiesterase 1B-like — protein MAELVKVRKKHLQTPISRLRCMVRQLEERDVDLEELKKNLEYTASLLEAVYIDGTRQTLETEDDLQQMRSDGVPSEVRDWLASTFTQRPRRLSRRPDEKPKFRSIVHAVQAGIFVERMFRKAYTVSMPDQPAEVTHCLRDVDRWNFDVFALDAASSGHALQTLFVELIIRYELNSRFKIPISCLMSFLPALEKGYGKHSNPYHGHTHAADVTQTMHCLLLRTGLVHWLTELEVFACLFGAAIHDYEHTGTTNNFHIHTRSELAMVYNDRSVQESHHLSATFRLLQDDQMNIFTNLSREEWIEFRALVIEMVLATDMSSHLAQVKGMKTFLQQQERIDKSKALSLLLHTADISHPTKPWGLHSRWTKALMEEFFRQGDKEAELGLPFSPLCDRNSTLIAQSQIGFIDFIVDPTFSLLTDMAEKIVIPLVQENPGPPDPCNRHSSVWKESSRGLEWSLAHITAELVSFRSTWTRHTEDNKIKWKESETNGDSDETVLEERSSSREDLSGGKSQEPPVNNTKQ, from the exons GCTCAGGTGCATGGTCAGGCAGCTGGAGGAGAGGGATGTGGACCTGGAGGAGCTGAAGAAGAACCTGGAGTACACCGCCTCCCTACTGGAGGCCGTCTACATCGATGGCACAAg GCAGACGCTCGAGACGGAGGATGACCTCCAGCAGATGCGTTCGGACGGCGTGCCCTCGGAAGTGCGAGACTGGCTGGCCTCCACCTTCACCCAGCGGCCCCGACGCCTCAGCCGACGCCCAGATGAGAAACCGAAGTTCCGCAGCATCGTCCACGCCGTGCAGGCCGGGATATTCGTGGAGAG GATGTTTCGCAAAGCCTACACGGTATCCATGCCAGACCAGCCAGCTGAGGTCACACACTGTCTCAGG GATGTGGACCGCTGGAACTTTGACGTGTTTGCCCTGGACGCTGCCAGCTCGGGACACGCCCTGCAAACGCTTTTCGTGGAGCTCATCATCAGATACGAGCTCAACAGTAGATTTAAG ATACCAATTTCCTGTTTGATGTCCTTCCTGCCTGCACTAGAAAAAGGCTACGGCAAGCACAGCAACCCTTACCATGGCCACACACATGCAGCTGACGTCACACAAACCATGCACTGTCTACTCCTACGCACAGGGCTTGTG CACTGGCTCACGGAACTGGAGGTCTTTGCCTGTCTCTTTGGAGCCGCCATCCATGACTACGAGCACACAGGAACCACCAACAATTTTCACATTCACACCCG GTCGGAGTTGGCCATGGTCTACAACGATCGCTCGGTGCAGGAGAGCCACCACCTCAGCGCCACCTTCAGACTGCTCCAAGACGACCAGATGAACATCTTCACCAACCTGTCCAGGGAGGAGTGGAT AGAGTTCCGTGCCTTGGTTATAGAGATGGTGCTGGCCACAGATATGTCATCTCACCTTGCTCAGGTCAAGGGCATGAAAACCTTCCTACAGCAGCAGGAAAG AATAGACAAGTCAAAAGCCCTCTCCTTACTTCTCCACACGGCGGACATCAGCCATCCAACGAAACCCTGGGGACTTCACTCACGCTGGACTAAAGCACTCATGGAGGAGTTCTTCAGGCAG GGCGATAAGGAGGCAGAGCTGGGTCTTCCATTTTCTCCGCTGTGTGATCGCAACAGCACATTGATTGCGCAATCTCAAATAG GCTTCATTGACTTTATTGTGGACCCAACGTTCTCCTTACTGACTGACATGGCTGAAAAGATCGTCATCCCTTTGGTACAGGAGAACCCTGGGCCTCCAGACCCCTGCAACAGACACAG TTCCGTGTGGAAGGAGAGCTCCAGAGGGCTGGAGTGGAGCCTGGCGCACATCACAGCAGAGCTGGTCAGCTTCAGGTCAACGTGGACACGCCACACGGAGGACAACAAGATCAAGTGGAAAGAGAGCGAGACCAACG GAGACAGTGATGAGACGGTCCTAGAGGAGCGATCGTCCAGCAGAGAGGACCTGTCCGGAGGGAAGTCCCAGGAGCCCCCTGTAAACAACACTAAACAGTAG